A genomic stretch from Hemicordylus capensis ecotype Gifberg chromosome 5, rHemCap1.1.pri, whole genome shotgun sequence includes:
- the RESF1 gene encoding retroelement silencing factor 1 isoform X1, with protein sequence MMDWSIRPPQTSNLQTENFQIQEPYLSQQLTAACDLSQTNASTQNSHTYPGNDQIIKMHSNTKSTIANQLPHQNTAGPSNFQPILPKTPLSTKNFGMTQQLVGTPPVSCVQLSSAIIQLPAQNSWPNPNSHISSPVAAHVNSVQNIPQKQLNQFVVPTVYGNHPQKHYSNSVRTSVYQQSGNSSSSKRQLTRVPYRHGNGPATSQAGTVASLNATPNHYLNSQQNLVFSSGQNIQNQTHGQSSRSAIIMDLAQYASGHVNPTQYAVPTHCDYRNVTQNIPQVVNINHPPPSYCMPPVYSVQHFQNPQSVQPVSNVSNGNIQNHQNPRLDQSSNLYSVQHFQKHQSVPIARETNEAGSTTHVSLHRDENQPSNELAKSSLEILDGLYNNIQIAGTVSSKETSTPQTSRTLVQEDNLTNGSGNLSDNIAKGRIKITKETLTQDAQDLRRRLRDFKMKHYFYKRFNRQTSDLTVHNQNSSSLISTPCNTNQPSSLPDDDANQACNFSSHDASWNQQFSPTSHGSSQMQGGPLPNRSKDHLSPILEDLLKGTIDEGMLLDIVKLKEHHRYRAAQENCSSGALVSNRDKLENSVNGIEKTSTLSPKASPDPAQKPLICTKNGPSSEKTFKNSGVDFKLNEDTMGMISSKILTSLQSSVQNPAVSNRSSHSVEKIVKESSGKSQCPKSVYPELLQQNKSTCLQTSEKNITTWNTENDSDTSSVAPHVSKAPAVVPEAGLIQKSSVPGNSGTTERTCSWEELETSLALWGQKLPTPLHEMFRENTGTTASLASSVGGDKTKHTLENLPNASTQNDQTKITVGTNEINSAPSSLGNKFDTVVSSFSKGSEPQVAIVTPLIQSKESTQSEVLKKNPILLKIICPIIEEGSLHSLQELNSTIPDADKGVGGSDFSPPDTHIAVTNVDSDVHQKAAKFTNENRIVKAEPGTNYSCDLNQMITGPSSFELKQIKSETSSGDNFPPEMITNCLNPVPQKGLEFCKSGPDLLEPGDLTATVQNDTVFQISSVCTLVEGDTSYNSQIASIFSTSLLKPSMTNNDVSEEHMPYPQSNKQQSDFLKSDIKTNVSTSEGDALLLSEGSLPKAVAEKLLLDLPVLGMHQSGEISGDMNITHSEEEKSNCVPEGTPILGKKHEQENHCVLNTDLASDNSWLSGKEEGVFSTDPMKENTQEHMPTEDNGAHNMSNIEPQVTLLNDQLTELLKEFPDGINASEVFKKTEIKDSIFTSTEREDKEDIRTCGKNPNSSGGIDQIKITILNSQQRKEYFPEHSFQSSKKLKNCENDKFVHSEYSLRENNISSVKSDQALYVDSKNSTAETIVKKENCTYCCLPGWIASDYGGKPCSCMLAKDLGLKQQEDLQSQSKTIFKEKTKVSEDYRADHKVNNHLQISITLPLDATSQSLKTDRVESKKRYNQTYIREDLPTDKVRFHSNRNNLKRVAERPLSKMELSDKERTLRERLMVKSKADPCRRRSMEIKHSKKYERFKIKRDSSETHMIKGPTYKLSKGLKRRIEKGKKHAALEIQHSAATNPSNLNSVGIVSERSENPWQNPTLHARELLKKWKCEKSKKDREKNHGIKKVEHSESNRSEHAQDNKGSIKRINLNKFAYSRVREYTWNCKNSLIDNSKTLKVQKQRYPFNMPKSHSPGKGTVQAARNRDEQSAQSLSDKNAPFNRITIPIQREQSKSYLSKVSVTNTAQQCISLKKIDLSPSKSIGRMKSSSVLSYSEDQRTSRSAAQQPKGEKPQMLEFKICPEILFGKSVSEEHILDAEKPEKGRTPITALKSKREAWLNYSPVKRRKMMENLAQADDRIPLDSAVKLLEGNEDLRVPVRDSQATFQTYRKMHLAKRSRSLDSNSTS encoded by the exons ATGATGGACTGGAGCATAAGACCACCTCAAACATCCAACTTGCAGACAGAGAACTTTCAAATTCAGGAACCCTATCTGTCCCAGCAACTTACTGCTGCATGTGATTTATCTCAGACAAATGCATCCACTCAGAATTCTCATACTTACCCTGGAAATGACCAAATCATAAAAATGCATTCTAATACTAAGAGCACAATTGCAAATCAACTGCCTCATCAGAACACTGCAGGACCCAGCAACTTTCAGCCAATTCTTCCAAAAACACCTTTATCTACTAAAAACTTTGGGATGACCCAACAGTTAGTTGGcacacctccagtttcatgtgtACAACTTTCCAGTGCGATCATACAATTGCCAGCCCAGAATTCCTGGCCAAATCCTAACAGTCATATTTCATCCCCTGTAGCAGCACATGTAAACTCCGTGCAAAATATACCTCAAAAGCAACTGAATCAGTTTGTGGTCCCCACTGTCTATGGTAATCACCCACAAAAACACTATTCTAATTCTGTACGAACTTCGGTTTATCAGCAGAGTGGTAATAGTAGTAGTTCAAAAAGGCAGTTGACACGGGTGCCTTACCGTCATGGGAATGGGCCTGCTACATCCCAAGCAGGTACTGTGGCATCTCTTAATGCAACACCAAATCATTACTTAAATTCTCAGCAGAACCTGGTTTTCTCTTCAGGacaaaacattcaaaaccaaACACATGGTCAGAGTTCAAGATCTGCAATAATTATGGATTTGGCACAGTATGCTTCTGGTCATGTAAATCCTACACAATATGCAGTACCCACTCACTGTGACTATAGGAATGTAACCCAGAACATCCCACAAGTTGTTAATATAAACCACCCACCACCATCATATTGTATGCCTCCTGTATATTCTGTTCAGCATTTTCAGAATCCTCAGTCTGTACAGCCTGTTTCAAATGTATCAAATGGAAATATTCAAAACCATCAGAATCCTAGATTGGATCAAAGTAGTAATCTGTACTCTGTTCAGCATTTTCAGAAACATCAATCTGTACCAATTGCTAGAGAAACCAATGAAGCAGGTAGTACTACACATGTAAGTTTACACAGAGATGAAAACCAGCCCTCTAATGAGTTAGCAAAGTCATCACTCGAAATCTTAGATGGACTTTATAACAATATACAAATAGCTGGAACAGTTTCTTCAAAAGAAACATCAACACCACAAACATCTAGGACTTTGGTACAAGAGGATAATCTAACCAATGGCTCAGGAAATCTTTCTGACAATATTGCCAAGGGTAGAATTAAAATAACAAAAGAGACCTTAACTCAGGATGCTCAAGACCTGCGTCGCCGTTTGAGAGACTTTAAAATGAAACACTACTTCTATAAAAGATTCAATAGACAAACTTCTGACCTTACTGTTCACAATCAAAATTCCAGTTCTTTGATTTCTACTCCTTGTAATACCAATCAGCCTTCTTCACTGCCAGATGATGATGCTAATCAAGCATGTAATTTTTCTTCACATGATGCCTCTTGGAACCAGCAATTTTCACCTACCTCCCATGGTTCCAGTCAGATGCAAGGTGGGCCATTGCCAAATAGATCAAAAGATCACTTAAGTCCAATTCTAGAAGATTTGCTTAAAGGTACTATTGATGAAGGTATGTTGCTTGATATTGTAAAATTAAAGGAACATCACAGGTATCGGGCTGCCCAAGAAAATTGTTCATCTGGTGCTTTAGTTTCCAACAGAGATAAACTTGAAAATAGTGTGAATGGTATTGAGAAGACATCGACGCTGAGCCCCAAAGCCTCTCCAGACCCTGCTCAGAAGCCTTTGATATGTACAAAAAATGGTCCTTCCTCTGAAAAAACATTTAAGAATTCTGGGGTGGACTTTAAACTGAATGAGGATACAATGGGAATGATTTCCAGTAAAATACTGACCAGTCTTCAGAGTTCAGTTCAAAATCCAGCTGTATCAAATAGATCTTCACATTCAGTGGAAAAAATAGTAAAGGAAAGCAGTGGAAAGTCCCAGTGTCCTAAATCTGTGTATCCTGAACTGCTTCAGCAGAATAAAAGTACTTGTCTTCAAACATCTGAGAAAAACATTACAACATGGAACACTGAAAATGACTCTGATACATCTAGTGTAGCTCCTCATGTTTCCAAAGCCCCTGCAGTTGTTCCAGAAGCAGGTTTAATTCAGAAGTCATCGGTTCCTGGAAATTCCGGCACAACAGAAAGAACTTGTTCCTGGGAGGAGCTAGAAACAAGCCTTGCTTTGTGGGGGCAGAAACTTCCAACACCTTTACATGAAATGTTTCGTGAAAATACAGGAACGACTGCGAGTTTGGCCTCATCAGTTGGTGGTGATAAAACAAAGCATACTTTGGAAAATCTCCCAAATGCATCAACTCAAAATGACCAAACTAAGATTACAGTtggaacaaatgaaataaattctGCACCTTCATCACTTGGAAACAAATTTGATACAGTAGTCTCCAGTTTTTCAAAGGGTTCTGAACCTCAAGTTGCTATTGTGACTCCCCTAATACAGTCAAAAGAGAGTACCCAGAGTGAAGTATTAAAAAAGAATCCAATTCTGTTGAAAATAATATGTCCAATTATTGAAGAAGGAAGTCTGCATAGTTTACAAGAACTTAATTCCACAATACCAGATGCTGATAAAGGGGTAGGAGGAAGTGACTTTTCACCCCCAGACACCCATATTGCTGTAACTAATGTAGATTCAGATGTACACCAGAAAGCAGCCAAATTCACTAATGAAAATAGGATAGTAAAAGCTGAACCTGGAACAAACTATTCTTGTGATTTAAACCAGATGATAACTGGTCCCTCTTCTTTtgaactaaaacaaattaaatctgAAACTAGTTCAGGAGATAACTTTCCACCTGAAATGATCACCAATTGCTTAAATCCAGTTCCTCAAAAAGGTTTAGAATTCTGTAAAAGTGGCCCAGATTTGCTAGAACCAGGAGATCTTACTGCAACTGTGCAGAATGACACTGTGTTCCAGATATCCAGTGTCTGTACTCTGGTTGAAGGAGATACTTCTTATAATTCACAAATAGCTAGTATCTTTAGTACTAGCCTTTTGAAACCTAGTATGACAAATAATGATGTTTCGGAAGAGCATATGCCTTATCCACAGTCTAATAAGCAACAGTCTGACTTCTTGAAAAGTGATATTAAAACTAATGTGAGCACTTCAGAGGGGGATGCCTTGTTGCTATCTGAAGGCAGTCTACCAAAAGCTGTTGCAGAAAAGCTGTTgttagatctgccagttctaggGATGCATCAAAGTGGTGAGATTTCAGGTGACATGAATATAACACATTCTGAGGAAGAGAAAAGCAATTGTGTGCCTGAAGGTACTCCTATCTTAGGAAAAAAACATGAGCAAGAAAACCATTGTGTACTCAATACAGATTTGGCCTCTGATAACTCTTGGTTATCTGGAAAAGAAGAGGGTGTATTTAGCACAGATCCTATGAAAGAGAATACCCAAGAGCATATGCCAACTGAAGACAATGGTGCACATAATATGAGCAATATTGAACCACAAGTAACTTTACTAAATGATCAGCTCACTGAACTCTTAAAAGAATTTCCTGATGGAATAAATGCTTCAGAggtatttaaaaaaacagaaattaaaGATTCTATATTTACATCAACTGAGAGAGAAGATAAAGAGGATATTCGAACTTGTGGAAAAAACCCTAATTCTAGTGGAGGTATAGACcaaataaaaatcacaatattaAATTCTCAGCAGAGGAAAGAATATTTTCCTGAGCACAGTTTTCAATCctctaaaaaactaaaaaattgTGAAAATGATAAATTTGTACATTCAGAATATAGCTTGAGGGAGAACAACATAAGCAGTGTTAAGTCTGATCAGGCCTTATATGTTGATAGCAAAAACTCAACAGCAGAAAcaattgtaaaaaaagaaaattgtACATATTGTTGCTTGCCAGGTTGGATAGCTTCGGACTATGGAGGGAAGCCGTGTTCATGTATGTTGGCTAAAGATCTTGGTTTAAAACAGCAAGAGGATCTGCAGTCACAGTCTAAAACTATTTtcaaagagaaaacaaaagtCAGTGAGGATTATCGAGCTGACCATAAAGTAAACAACCATCTGCAAATATCTATAACATTGCCACTAGATGCAACTTCTCAGTCTTTGAAGACAGACAGAGTTGAAAGTAAGAAAAGATATAACCAGACATACATAAGAGAGGATTTGCCTACTGATAAAGTACGGTTTCATTCAAACAGAAACAATCTTAAAAGAGTAGCTGAGAGACCTCTCAGCAAGATGGAATTATCTGACAAAGAGAGGACTTTAAGAGAGAGACTGATGGTAAAATCAAAGGCAGATCCTTGTCGGCGCAGAAGTATGGAAATCAAACACAGTAAAAAATATGAAAGATTTAAAATTAAGCGAGATTCTAGTGAAACGCACATGATTAAAGGACCAACTTACAAACTGAGTAAAGGCTTGAAGAGACGAATTGAAAAAGGGAAAAAACATGCCGCTTTGGAAATCCAGCATAGTGCTGCCACAAACCCCTCTAATCTGAACAGTGTTGGTATAGTTTCTGAAAGATCTGAGAACCCTTGGCAGAACCCTACCTTGCATGCACGAGAACTTTTAAAGAAATGGAAAtgtgaaaaaagcaaaaaagacagagagaaaaatcaTGGAATCAAAAAAGTGGAGCATAGTGAATCAAATCGTTCTGAGCATGCCCAGGACAATAAAGGAAGTATTAAAAGGATCAATTTGAATAAATTTGCATATTCAAGAGTGAGGGAATATACATGGAATTGCAAGAATTCACTTATTGATAATAGCAAAACTCTTAAAGTGCAGAAACAAAGATATCCTTTCAATATGCCTAAAAGCCACTCTCCAGGCAAAGGGACTGTACAGGCTGCTCGTAATAGAGATGAACAGTCTGCTCAATCTCTCTCTGATAAAAATGCACCTTTTAATAGAATTACTATACCTATTCAAAGGGAACAAAGCAAAAGCTATTTGAGCAAAGTTTCAGTCACAAATACTGCACAGCAATGCATTTCCTTGAAAAAAATAGACCTGTCTCCTTCCAAATCAATTGGACGTATGAAATCAAGTAGTGTTTTGTCATACTCTGAAGACCAGCGGACCAGCAGATCAGCAGCCCAGCAACCTAAAGGGGAGAAACCACAAATGCTTGAGTTCAAAATTTGCCCAGAGATACTGTTTGGGAAGTCAGTCTCTGAAGAACACATTTTAGATGCAGAGAAGCCTGAAAAAGGCAGAACCCCTATCACAG CTCTCAAAAGTAAAAGAGAAGCCTGGTTAAATTACAGTCCTGTGAAGAGAAGAAAAATGATGGAAAACCTAGCTCAAG
- the RESF1 gene encoding retroelement silencing factor 1 isoform X2: MMDWSIRPPQTSNLQTENFQIQEPYLSQQLTAACDLSQTNASTQNSHTYPGNDQIIKMHSNTKSTIANQLPHQNTAGPSNFQPILPKTPLSTKNFGMTQQLVGTPPVSCVQLSSAIIQLPAQNSWPNPNSHISSPVAAHVNSVQNIPQKQLNQFVVPTVYGNHPQKHYSNSVRTSVYQQSGNSSSSKRQLTRVPYRHGNGPATSQAGTVASLNATPNHYLNSQQNLVFSSGQNIQNQTHGQSSRSAIIMDLAQYASGHVNPTQYAVPTHCDYRNVTQNIPQVVNINHPPPSYCMPPVYSVQHFQNPQSVQPVSNVSNGNIQNHQNPRLDQSSNLYSVQHFQKHQSVPIARETNEAGSTTHVSLHRDENQPSNELAKSSLEILDGLYNNIQIAGTVSSKETSTPQTSRTLVQEDNLTNGSGNLSDNIAKGRIKITKETLTQDAQDLRRRLRDFKMKHYFYKRFNRQTSDLTVHNQNSSSLISTPCNTNQPSSLPDDDANQACNFSSHDASWNQQFSPTSHGSSQMQGGPLPNRSKDHLSPILEDLLKGTIDEGMLLDIVKLKEHHRYRAAQENCSSGALVSNRDKLENSVNGIEKTSTLSPKASPDPAQKPLICTKNGPSSEKTFKNSGVDFKLNEDTMGMISSKILTSLQSSVQNPAVSNRSSHSVEKIVKESSGKSQCPKSVYPELLQQNKSTCLQTSEKNITTWNTENDSDTSSVAPHVSKAPAVVPEAGLIQKSSVPGNSGTTERTCSWEELETSLALWGQKLPTPLHEMFRENTGTTASLASSVGGDKTKHTLENLPNASTQNDQTKITVGTNEINSAPSSLGNKFDTVVSSFSKGSEPQVAIVTPLIQSKESTQSEVLKKNPILLKIICPIIEEGSLHSLQELNSTIPDADKGVGGSDFSPPDTHIAVTNVDSDVHQKAAKFTNENRIVKAEPGTNYSCDLNQMITGPSSFELKQIKSETSSGDNFPPEMITNCLNPVPQKGLEFCKSGPDLLEPGDLTATVQNDTVFQISSVCTLVEGDTSYNSQIASIFSTSLLKPSMTNNDVSEEHMPYPQSNKQQSDFLKSDIKTNVSTSEGDALLLSEGSLPKAVAEKLLLDLPVLGMHQSGEISGDMNITHSEEEKSNCVPEGTPILGKKHEQENHCVLNTDLASDNSWLSGKEEGVFSTDPMKENTQEHMPTEDNGAHNMSNIEPQVTLLNDQLTELLKEFPDGINASEVFKKTEIKDSIFTSTEREDKEDIRTCGKNPNSSGGIDQIKITILNSQQRKEYFPEHSFQSSKKLKNCENDKFVHSEYSLRENNISSVKSDQALYVDSKNSTAETIVKKENCTYCCLPGWIASDYGGKPCSCMLAKDLGLKQQEDLQSQSKTIFKEKTKVSEDYRADHKVNNHLQISITLPLDATSQSLKTDRVESKKRYNQTYIREDLPTDKVRFHSNRNNLKRVAERPLSKMELSDKERTLRERLMVKSKADPCRRRSMEIKHSKKYERFKIKRDSSETHMIKGPTYKLSKGLKRRIEKGKKHAALEIQHSAATNPSNLNSVGIVSERSENPWQNPTLHARELLKKWKCEKSKKDREKNHGIKKVEHSESNRSEHAQDNKGSIKRINLNKFAYSRVREYTWNCKNSLIDNSKTLKVQKQRYPFNMPKSHSPGKGTVQAARNRDEQSAQSLSDKNAPFNRITIPIQREQSKSYLSKVSVTNTAQQCISLKKIDLSPSKSIGRMKSSSVLSYSEDQRTSRSAAQQPKGEKPQMLEFKICPEILFGKSVSEEHILDAEKPEKGRTPITALKSKREAWLNYSPVKRRKMMENLAQVKLLEGNEDLRVPVRDSQATFQTYRKMHLAKRSRSLDSNSTS, translated from the exons ATGATGGACTGGAGCATAAGACCACCTCAAACATCCAACTTGCAGACAGAGAACTTTCAAATTCAGGAACCCTATCTGTCCCAGCAACTTACTGCTGCATGTGATTTATCTCAGACAAATGCATCCACTCAGAATTCTCATACTTACCCTGGAAATGACCAAATCATAAAAATGCATTCTAATACTAAGAGCACAATTGCAAATCAACTGCCTCATCAGAACACTGCAGGACCCAGCAACTTTCAGCCAATTCTTCCAAAAACACCTTTATCTACTAAAAACTTTGGGATGACCCAACAGTTAGTTGGcacacctccagtttcatgtgtACAACTTTCCAGTGCGATCATACAATTGCCAGCCCAGAATTCCTGGCCAAATCCTAACAGTCATATTTCATCCCCTGTAGCAGCACATGTAAACTCCGTGCAAAATATACCTCAAAAGCAACTGAATCAGTTTGTGGTCCCCACTGTCTATGGTAATCACCCACAAAAACACTATTCTAATTCTGTACGAACTTCGGTTTATCAGCAGAGTGGTAATAGTAGTAGTTCAAAAAGGCAGTTGACACGGGTGCCTTACCGTCATGGGAATGGGCCTGCTACATCCCAAGCAGGTACTGTGGCATCTCTTAATGCAACACCAAATCATTACTTAAATTCTCAGCAGAACCTGGTTTTCTCTTCAGGacaaaacattcaaaaccaaACACATGGTCAGAGTTCAAGATCTGCAATAATTATGGATTTGGCACAGTATGCTTCTGGTCATGTAAATCCTACACAATATGCAGTACCCACTCACTGTGACTATAGGAATGTAACCCAGAACATCCCACAAGTTGTTAATATAAACCACCCACCACCATCATATTGTATGCCTCCTGTATATTCTGTTCAGCATTTTCAGAATCCTCAGTCTGTACAGCCTGTTTCAAATGTATCAAATGGAAATATTCAAAACCATCAGAATCCTAGATTGGATCAAAGTAGTAATCTGTACTCTGTTCAGCATTTTCAGAAACATCAATCTGTACCAATTGCTAGAGAAACCAATGAAGCAGGTAGTACTACACATGTAAGTTTACACAGAGATGAAAACCAGCCCTCTAATGAGTTAGCAAAGTCATCACTCGAAATCTTAGATGGACTTTATAACAATATACAAATAGCTGGAACAGTTTCTTCAAAAGAAACATCAACACCACAAACATCTAGGACTTTGGTACAAGAGGATAATCTAACCAATGGCTCAGGAAATCTTTCTGACAATATTGCCAAGGGTAGAATTAAAATAACAAAAGAGACCTTAACTCAGGATGCTCAAGACCTGCGTCGCCGTTTGAGAGACTTTAAAATGAAACACTACTTCTATAAAAGATTCAATAGACAAACTTCTGACCTTACTGTTCACAATCAAAATTCCAGTTCTTTGATTTCTACTCCTTGTAATACCAATCAGCCTTCTTCACTGCCAGATGATGATGCTAATCAAGCATGTAATTTTTCTTCACATGATGCCTCTTGGAACCAGCAATTTTCACCTACCTCCCATGGTTCCAGTCAGATGCAAGGTGGGCCATTGCCAAATAGATCAAAAGATCACTTAAGTCCAATTCTAGAAGATTTGCTTAAAGGTACTATTGATGAAGGTATGTTGCTTGATATTGTAAAATTAAAGGAACATCACAGGTATCGGGCTGCCCAAGAAAATTGTTCATCTGGTGCTTTAGTTTCCAACAGAGATAAACTTGAAAATAGTGTGAATGGTATTGAGAAGACATCGACGCTGAGCCCCAAAGCCTCTCCAGACCCTGCTCAGAAGCCTTTGATATGTACAAAAAATGGTCCTTCCTCTGAAAAAACATTTAAGAATTCTGGGGTGGACTTTAAACTGAATGAGGATACAATGGGAATGATTTCCAGTAAAATACTGACCAGTCTTCAGAGTTCAGTTCAAAATCCAGCTGTATCAAATAGATCTTCACATTCAGTGGAAAAAATAGTAAAGGAAAGCAGTGGAAAGTCCCAGTGTCCTAAATCTGTGTATCCTGAACTGCTTCAGCAGAATAAAAGTACTTGTCTTCAAACATCTGAGAAAAACATTACAACATGGAACACTGAAAATGACTCTGATACATCTAGTGTAGCTCCTCATGTTTCCAAAGCCCCTGCAGTTGTTCCAGAAGCAGGTTTAATTCAGAAGTCATCGGTTCCTGGAAATTCCGGCACAACAGAAAGAACTTGTTCCTGGGAGGAGCTAGAAACAAGCCTTGCTTTGTGGGGGCAGAAACTTCCAACACCTTTACATGAAATGTTTCGTGAAAATACAGGAACGACTGCGAGTTTGGCCTCATCAGTTGGTGGTGATAAAACAAAGCATACTTTGGAAAATCTCCCAAATGCATCAACTCAAAATGACCAAACTAAGATTACAGTtggaacaaatgaaataaattctGCACCTTCATCACTTGGAAACAAATTTGATACAGTAGTCTCCAGTTTTTCAAAGGGTTCTGAACCTCAAGTTGCTATTGTGACTCCCCTAATACAGTCAAAAGAGAGTACCCAGAGTGAAGTATTAAAAAAGAATCCAATTCTGTTGAAAATAATATGTCCAATTATTGAAGAAGGAAGTCTGCATAGTTTACAAGAACTTAATTCCACAATACCAGATGCTGATAAAGGGGTAGGAGGAAGTGACTTTTCACCCCCAGACACCCATATTGCTGTAACTAATGTAGATTCAGATGTACACCAGAAAGCAGCCAAATTCACTAATGAAAATAGGATAGTAAAAGCTGAACCTGGAACAAACTATTCTTGTGATTTAAACCAGATGATAACTGGTCCCTCTTCTTTtgaactaaaacaaattaaatctgAAACTAGTTCAGGAGATAACTTTCCACCTGAAATGATCACCAATTGCTTAAATCCAGTTCCTCAAAAAGGTTTAGAATTCTGTAAAAGTGGCCCAGATTTGCTAGAACCAGGAGATCTTACTGCAACTGTGCAGAATGACACTGTGTTCCAGATATCCAGTGTCTGTACTCTGGTTGAAGGAGATACTTCTTATAATTCACAAATAGCTAGTATCTTTAGTACTAGCCTTTTGAAACCTAGTATGACAAATAATGATGTTTCGGAAGAGCATATGCCTTATCCACAGTCTAATAAGCAACAGTCTGACTTCTTGAAAAGTGATATTAAAACTAATGTGAGCACTTCAGAGGGGGATGCCTTGTTGCTATCTGAAGGCAGTCTACCAAAAGCTGTTGCAGAAAAGCTGTTgttagatctgccagttctaggGATGCATCAAAGTGGTGAGATTTCAGGTGACATGAATATAACACATTCTGAGGAAGAGAAAAGCAATTGTGTGCCTGAAGGTACTCCTATCTTAGGAAAAAAACATGAGCAAGAAAACCATTGTGTACTCAATACAGATTTGGCCTCTGATAACTCTTGGTTATCTGGAAAAGAAGAGGGTGTATTTAGCACAGATCCTATGAAAGAGAATACCCAAGAGCATATGCCAACTGAAGACAATGGTGCACATAATATGAGCAATATTGAACCACAAGTAACTTTACTAAATGATCAGCTCACTGAACTCTTAAAAGAATTTCCTGATGGAATAAATGCTTCAGAggtatttaaaaaaacagaaattaaaGATTCTATATTTACATCAACTGAGAGAGAAGATAAAGAGGATATTCGAACTTGTGGAAAAAACCCTAATTCTAGTGGAGGTATAGACcaaataaaaatcacaatattaAATTCTCAGCAGAGGAAAGAATATTTTCCTGAGCACAGTTTTCAATCctctaaaaaactaaaaaattgTGAAAATGATAAATTTGTACATTCAGAATATAGCTTGAGGGAGAACAACATAAGCAGTGTTAAGTCTGATCAGGCCTTATATGTTGATAGCAAAAACTCAACAGCAGAAAcaattgtaaaaaaagaaaattgtACATATTGTTGCTTGCCAGGTTGGATAGCTTCGGACTATGGAGGGAAGCCGTGTTCATGTATGTTGGCTAAAGATCTTGGTTTAAAACAGCAAGAGGATCTGCAGTCACAGTCTAAAACTATTTtcaaagagaaaacaaaagtCAGTGAGGATTATCGAGCTGACCATAAAGTAAACAACCATCTGCAAATATCTATAACATTGCCACTAGATGCAACTTCTCAGTCTTTGAAGACAGACAGAGTTGAAAGTAAGAAAAGATATAACCAGACATACATAAGAGAGGATTTGCCTACTGATAAAGTACGGTTTCATTCAAACAGAAACAATCTTAAAAGAGTAGCTGAGAGACCTCTCAGCAAGATGGAATTATCTGACAAAGAGAGGACTTTAAGAGAGAGACTGATGGTAAAATCAAAGGCAGATCCTTGTCGGCGCAGAAGTATGGAAATCAAACACAGTAAAAAATATGAAAGATTTAAAATTAAGCGAGATTCTAGTGAAACGCACATGATTAAAGGACCAACTTACAAACTGAGTAAAGGCTTGAAGAGACGAATTGAAAAAGGGAAAAAACATGCCGCTTTGGAAATCCAGCATAGTGCTGCCACAAACCCCTCTAATCTGAACAGTGTTGGTATAGTTTCTGAAAGATCTGAGAACCCTTGGCAGAACCCTACCTTGCATGCACGAGAACTTTTAAAGAAATGGAAAtgtgaaaaaagcaaaaaagacagagagaaaaatcaTGGAATCAAAAAAGTGGAGCATAGTGAATCAAATCGTTCTGAGCATGCCCAGGACAATAAAGGAAGTATTAAAAGGATCAATTTGAATAAATTTGCATATTCAAGAGTGAGGGAATATACATGGAATTGCAAGAATTCACTTATTGATAATAGCAAAACTCTTAAAGTGCAGAAACAAAGATATCCTTTCAATATGCCTAAAAGCCACTCTCCAGGCAAAGGGACTGTACAGGCTGCTCGTAATAGAGATGAACAGTCTGCTCAATCTCTCTCTGATAAAAATGCACCTTTTAATAGAATTACTATACCTATTCAAAGGGAACAAAGCAAAAGCTATTTGAGCAAAGTTTCAGTCACAAATACTGCACAGCAATGCATTTCCTTGAAAAAAATAGACCTGTCTCCTTCCAAATCAATTGGACGTATGAAATCAAGTAGTGTTTTGTCATACTCTGAAGACCAGCGGACCAGCAGATCAGCAGCCCAGCAACCTAAAGGGGAGAAACCACAAATGCTTGAGTTCAAAATTTGCCCAGAGATACTGTTTGGGAAGTCAGTCTCTGAAGAACACATTTTAGATGCAGAGAAGCCTGAAAAAGGCAGAACCCCTATCACAG CTCTCAAAAGTAAAAGAGAAGCCTGGTTAAATTACAGTCCTGTGAAGAGAAGAAAAATGATGGAAAACCTAGCTCAAG